A region of Streptomyces sp. NBC_01267 DNA encodes the following proteins:
- the rnpA gene encoding ribonuclease P protein component — protein MLPTENRLRRREDFAAAVRRGRRAGRPLLVVHLRSATTDPHVPGESTPPTRAGFVVSKAVGGAVVRTAVKRKLRHLVRDRLSQLPPGSLVVVRALPGAGTADHAQLARDLDAALGRLLGGGAR, from the coding sequence GTGCTGCCTACCGAGAATCGGCTGAGGCGGCGCGAGGACTTCGCAGCCGCAGTACGACGAGGGCGCCGGGCAGGTCGCCCGCTGCTCGTCGTCCATCTACGCAGCGCTACAACGGACCCGCATGTGCCTGGGGAGAGCACTCCCCCGACACGTGCGGGTTTCGTCGTAAGCAAGGCCGTGGGCGGAGCCGTCGTCCGCACCGCCGTGAAGCGGAAGCTTCGCCATCTGGTGCGGGATCGGCTCTCACAGCTGCCCCCCGGTAGCCTGGTTGTCGTACGGGCGCTGCCCGGCGCGGGCACCGCCGACCATGCACAGCTGGCCCGAGACCTGGATGCCGCCCTGGGGCGGCTACTGGGAGGGGGCGCGCGATGA
- the yidC gene encoding membrane protein insertase YidC, with product MDTIASLFSFITTPVSWVIVQFHTLYGWIFGPDTGWAWGLSIVSLVVLIRICLIPLFVKQIKSTRGMQALQPKMKAIQERYKNDKQRQSEEMMKLYKETGTNPLSSCLPIIAQSPFFFALYHVLSAIANGQTKGYIDEPLLASAQKAHIFGAPLAAKFMDSSDKVAALGASLTDVRIVTAVMIIMMSASQFYTQRQLMTKNVDMSVKTPFMQQQKMLMYVFPLMFAVMGVNFPVGVLVYWLTTNVWTMGQQMFVIHRNPTPGSQAQSGLLERMQKHLITHGATRTRHQRNIIKGIASKETKDRNDAERKFITTLSKAGLVAQADGTVEKSDAAVAAEAEGVSLEDAAPKRQQPKRQTKAKRQTGAGHAGAAQTGGAKTPGATDKADDAEKTSLAKDESQDAEPKPDGKSASGTARQAKSGQRKGQQRPKHPSKK from the coding sequence GTGGACACGATTGCCAGTCTGTTCAGCTTTATCACTACCCCAGTTTCCTGGGTCATCGTCCAGTTCCACACGCTGTACGGGTGGATCTTTGGTCCTGACACCGGGTGGGCCTGGGGCCTGTCCATCGTGTCCCTGGTGGTGTTGATCCGGATCTGCCTGATCCCGCTCTTCGTGAAGCAGATCAAGTCGACCCGTGGCATGCAGGCGCTCCAGCCGAAGATGAAGGCGATCCAGGAGCGCTACAAGAACGACAAGCAGCGTCAGTCCGAAGAGATGATGAAGCTGTACAAGGAGACGGGTACCAACCCGCTCTCCTCGTGCCTTCCGATCATCGCGCAGTCCCCGTTCTTCTTTGCGCTGTACCACGTGCTCTCGGCCATCGCCAATGGCCAGACGAAGGGGTACATCGACGAGCCGCTCCTGGCGAGCGCGCAGAAGGCGCACATCTTCGGCGCCCCGCTGGCTGCGAAGTTCATGGACAGCTCGGACAAGGTGGCGGCGCTCGGCGCCTCACTGACCGATGTCCGGATCGTCACCGCGGTCATGATCATCATGATGTCGGCGTCGCAGTTCTACACGCAGCGCCAGCTGATGACGAAGAACGTCGACATGTCCGTCAAGACGCCGTTCATGCAGCAGCAGAAGATGCTCATGTACGTGTTCCCGCTCATGTTCGCCGTAATGGGTGTCAACTTCCCGGTCGGTGTCCTCGTCTACTGGCTGACCACCAACGTATGGACCATGGGCCAGCAGATGTTCGTGATCCACCGCAACCCCACCCCCGGCAGCCAGGCTCAGTCGGGTCTGCTGGAGCGGATGCAGAAGCACCTCATCACACACGGTGCGACGCGGACGCGTCACCAGCGCAACATCATCAAGGGCATCGCGTCCAAGGAGACGAAGGACCGCAACGACGCCGAGCGGAAGTTCATCACCACGCTGAGCAAGGCCGGCCTTGTGGCACAGGCCGATGGCACCGTGGAGAAGAGCGACGCCGCGGTGGCCGCCGAGGCGGAAGGCGTCAGCCTGGAGGACGCTGCTCCCAAGCGTCAGCAGCCCAAGCGGCAGACCAAGGCAAAGCGTCAGACGGGCGCCGGTCACGCGGGCGCTGCTCAGACCGGCGGGGCCAAGACGCCAGGGGCTACCGACAAGGCCGATGACGCCGAGAAGACCTCGCTGGCCAAGGACGAGTCGCAGGACGCCGAGCCCAAGCCGGACGGTAAGTCTGCTTCCGGTACCGCACGTCAAGCCAAGTCCGGGCAGCGTAAGGGCCAGCAGCGCCCCAAGCACCCGTCCAAGAAGTAA
- the yidD gene encoding membrane protein insertion efficiency factor YidD, giving the protein MKYPLLALIKLYQWTISPLLGPVCRYYPSCSHYGYTAIDRHGAVKGTALTAWRILRCNPWSPGGVDHVPPRKRPRWHELLRNAWRTSKGGHSGQETGPAAETSPNAQGA; this is encoded by the coding sequence ATGAAGTACCCGCTGCTGGCTCTCATCAAGCTGTACCAGTGGACGATCAGCCCGCTCCTGGGGCCTGTCTGCAGGTACTACCCGTCGTGTTCCCACTATGGATATACGGCTATCGACCGGCACGGTGCGGTGAAGGGAACGGCGCTGACGGCCTGGCGCATCCTGCGATGCAATCCGTGGTCGCCAGGTGGCGTGGACCACGTTCCGCCGCGCAAACGTCCGCGTTGGCACGAACTGCTGCGCAATGCGTGGCGGACAAGCAAGGGCGGGCACTCCGGTCAGGAGACGGGCCCGGCCGCAGAGACCTCGCCCAATGCTCAAGGAGCCTGA
- the dnaA gene encoding chromosomal replication initiator protein DnaA — MADVPADLAAVWPRVLERLLGEGQQNIEPKDKQWIERCQPLALVADTALLAVPNEWGKRVLEGRLAPLISETLSHECGRPIRIAITVDDTVGDSSPPAPPMQQAPQSQQQPRYQHPQHDEPRHGDTYDGYGRRPSDDGMPTARPAYPDYQQQRPDPGGWPRPQEDLSWQQPRLGGFQERDPYTGPRSQQPQHDYRQPERQEYEQQRPERHDLRDPQSSQRHLPTPSGAPGPLAAQPAPAPGPGEPQARLNPKYLFDTFVIGASNRFAHAAAVAVAEAPAKAYNPLFIYGESGLGKTHLLHAIGHYARSLYPGTRVRYVSSEEFTNEFINSIRDGKGDTFRKRYRDVDILLVDDIQFLASKESTQEEFFHTFNTLHNANKQIVLSSDRPPKQLVTLEDRLRNRFEWGLTTDVQPPELETRIAILRKKAVQEQLNAPPEVLEFIASRISRNIRELEGALIRVTAFASLNRQPVDLGLTEIVLKDLIPGGEDSAPEITASAIMAATADYFGLTIEDLCGSSRSRVLVTARQIAMYLCRELTDLSLPKIGAQFGGRDHTTVMHADRKIRALMAERRSIYNQVTELTNRIKNG, encoded by the coding sequence GTGGCTGATGTACCTGCCGATCTTGCCGCAGTGTGGCCACGAGTACTCGAACGTCTCCTCGGCGAGGGCCAGCAAAATATCGAGCCGAAGGACAAGCAGTGGATCGAGCGCTGCCAGCCGCTGGCCCTGGTGGCCGACACCGCCCTGCTCGCCGTTCCCAATGAATGGGGCAAGCGCGTCCTCGAGGGCAGGCTCGCACCGCTCATCAGCGAAACGCTGAGCCACGAGTGCGGTCGCCCGATCCGGATCGCCATCACTGTCGACGACACCGTGGGTGATTCCTCCCCTCCGGCTCCGCCGATGCAACAGGCACCCCAGTCTCAGCAGCAGCCGCGCTACCAGCATCCGCAGCACGACGAACCGCGGCACGGCGATACGTACGACGGATACGGTCGGCGCCCCTCCGACGACGGAATGCCTACGGCACGCCCGGCCTACCCCGACTACCAGCAGCAGCGCCCCGATCCGGGCGGCTGGCCGCGGCCCCAGGAGGACCTTTCCTGGCAGCAGCCGCGGCTCGGCGGTTTCCAGGAGCGCGACCCCTACACCGGCCCCCGCTCGCAGCAGCCGCAGCACGACTACCGGCAGCCGGAGCGTCAGGAGTACGAGCAGCAGCGCCCCGAGCGGCACGACCTCCGGGATCCCCAGTCCTCGCAACGCCATCTGCCCACCCCCAGCGGGGCCCCCGGACCGCTGGCCGCGCAGCCGGCTCCGGCACCGGGGCCGGGCGAGCCGCAGGCCAGGCTGAACCCGAAATACCTCTTCGACACCTTCGTCATCGGCGCGTCCAACCGCTTCGCGCACGCCGCCGCCGTCGCGGTCGCCGAGGCGCCGGCCAAGGCGTACAACCCCCTGTTCATCTACGGGGAGTCCGGGCTCGGCAAGACCCACCTGCTGCACGCCATCGGGCACTACGCCCGCAGCCTCTACCCGGGTACCCGGGTGCGCTATGTGAGCTCCGAGGAGTTCACCAACGAGTTCATCAACTCGATCCGCGACGGCAAGGGCGACACGTTCCGCAAGCGCTACCGCGATGTCGACATCCTCCTCGTCGACGACATCCAGTTCCTGGCGAGCAAGGAGTCGACGCAGGAGGAGTTCTTCCACACCTTCAACACACTCCACAACGCCAACAAGCAGATCGTCCTGTCCTCGGACCGGCCGCCCAAGCAGCTGGTGACTCTGGAGGACCGGCTGCGCAACCGCTTCGAGTGGGGTCTCACCACCGACGTACAGCCGCCGGAGCTGGAGACGCGGATCGCGATCCTCCGCAAGAAGGCGGTCCAGGAGCAGTTGAACGCGCCGCCGGAGGTCCTCGAGTTCATCGCCTCCCGCATCTCGCGCAACATCCGGGAGCTGGAGGGTGCGCTGATCCGGGTGACCGCGTTCGCCTCGCTCAATCGGCAGCCGGTGGATCTCGGGCTCACCGAGATCGTGTTGAAGGATCTGATCCCCGGTGGCGAGGACTCGGCACCGGAGATCACCGCGAGCGCCATCATGGCGGCGACGGCCGACTACTTCGGCCTGACCATCGAGGATCTCTGTGGATCCTCACGCAGCCGCGTGCTGGTGACGGCCCGGCAGATCGCGATGTACCTCTGCCGTGAACTCACCGATCTCTCACTGCCCAAGATCGGCGCGCAGTTCGGTGGCCGTGACCACACGACCGTGATGCACGCCGACCGGAAGATCCGCGCGCTGATGGCCGAGCGGCGCTCCATCTACAACCAGGTGACCGAGCTCACCAACCGCATCAAGAACGGCTGA
- the rpmH gene encoding 50S ribosomal protein L34, whose protein sequence is MSKRTFQPNNRRRAKTHGFRLRMRTRAGRAILATRRGKGRSRLSA, encoded by the coding sequence GTGAGCAAGCGCACCTTCCAGCCGAACAACCGTCGTCGTGCGAAGACCCACGGCTTCCGTCTCCGTATGCGTACGCGTGCCGGTCGCGCAATCCTGGCGACCCGCCGTGGCAAGGGTCGCTCCCGCCTGTCCGCCTGA